A genomic window from Candidatus Pelagisphaera phototrophica includes:
- a CDS encoding SMP-30/gluconolactonase/LRE family protein: protein MINFKHFWMIKVALIAATCPLKLTIGSDHNSDALLLDVEFNDQSGAAFLPDVVVLSTLRDGLGLGEGPVWDTEGERLFFSDIMANSVYSWSESDGFSFFLPKSGETGFSPSYPDSLLLGANGLAITDGEMILCQHGDRRLVSVPLDAPLPENYTTLTSDYAGSRYNSPNDLAISKDGLIYFSDPPYGFADLPRSDPEAKRMVFDFQVREKDFNGVYVLDPIAKSVNLISSSIDFPNGLALSVDESFLYVNSSNMAEPKMMRIDLATGSEELFFDGPFPEDAVGWFDGMKMHSTGNIFTTGPGGILVISPEGKLLATIPLPGPATNLCFDGAEENMYVTSFESVVRIRLEN, encoded by the coding sequence ATGATTAATTTTAAGCATTTTTGGATGATCAAAGTCGCTCTAATTGCTGCGACCTGTCCTTTAAAACTCACCATCGGAAGCGATCATAATTCAGATGCACTGCTTCTTGACGTAGAGTTTAACGATCAAAGTGGAGCAGCATTTCTTCCAGATGTTGTTGTGTTGTCGACGCTACGGGACGGCTTGGGTTTGGGAGAAGGACCGGTCTGGGATACCGAAGGCGAACGATTATTCTTTTCGGATATAATGGCGAACTCTGTCTACTCTTGGTCTGAATCAGACGGGTTTAGCTTCTTCCTTCCTAAAAGTGGCGAAACGGGCTTTTCGCCTTCGTATCCTGACAGTTTGCTCCTAGGTGCGAACGGTTTGGCGATCACTGATGGCGAAATGATACTCTGTCAGCATGGCGATAGACGATTAGTTTCTGTGCCGCTCGACGCTCCTCTGCCGGAAAATTACACTACTTTAACCTCTGATTACGCAGGATCGCGATATAATAGCCCCAACGACTTGGCGATTTCTAAGGACGGCCTAATTTACTTCTCGGATCCGCCCTACGGTTTCGCAGATTTACCTCGAAGTGACCCAGAAGCGAAGCGGATGGTATTCGATTTTCAGGTACGCGAAAAGGATTTTAATGGTGTTTACGTTTTAGATCCAATCGCAAAAAGTGTGAATCTTATATCGTCCAGTATAGACTTTCCCAACGGTCTCGCGCTATCAGTCGATGAGTCATTTTTATATGTCAATAGCTCAAACATGGCTGAACCGAAAATGATGCGTATTGATTTAGCTACCGGAAGCGAGGAATTATTCTTCGACGGTCCGTTTCCTGAAGACGCTGTAGGCTGGTTTGATGGAATGAAAATGCATTCTACTGGCAACATTTTCACAACAGGCCCCGGCGGAATACTAGTAATCTCTCCAGAAGGAAAACTTCTCGCCACGATTCCATTGCCCGGTCCCGCGACCAACCTATGTTTCGATGGCGCGGAGGAAAATATGTACGTCACATCGTTTGAGTCAGTAGTTCGAATTCGACTAGAAAACTGA
- a CDS encoding acyltransferase family protein, whose product MTEVNIENKSGGGNWEERIYFMDNLRAGAMFLGVVLHAAIFYCYFPLAPFRQHAESSKTLYYLVDFIHIWRMELFFLVSGFFGALLLSRKTLKYLIANRTKRIVLPFLVCLLFLQPWWSAIQMKINDDSAPGFWSLYFSHLSDPLTVLRLEWPIGQWFQHTWFLQVLILFLSVQILFNYVFSKLPSFGKKANFWLEKVLSSKFGLYWLILITYFVLLLSPPWSDVPQVGVPLNSMFFFGLFYFFGYLVFKSPKILNSAIDNLSYNWMPMFLGIGFLLTQTSSALLSIPIEILAQDLSLFKATQIDGNITWAFPFLENKYNFSGWFYGDLKWHLYSLAKSYTVWFTVIAIVFLFKSFSNKENVIGRYLSQSSYWVYLLHFPLQFTLAYYFFSEYSLSPMLGFFGVLLSSTIICLLSYHILVRGTFIGTFLSGRRFPLSLSREVEWLKSCFSIRTALTPIAMVFVFLVCGLMERDSKFRFTQFGYWKNEEKLGEGVKDEPEILMASKRLDGRTPLHMASTILHKEPSIMPDEGKIDKVIRLLVGKGFSVDKTDDTGQTPLHYAVKTGNFPALTSLIDLGANPNIGSKWNGETPLHMASVIGSIDMIDALLEGGADVSQPRADGMSANDLHFRFHGSKIESLNSEKIEVAGKASLPF is encoded by the coding sequence ATGACAGAGGTGAATATAGAAAATAAAAGTGGTGGAGGTAACTGGGAAGAGCGAATCTACTTCATGGATAACCTTAGGGCCGGGGCTATGTTTCTTGGAGTTGTTTTGCATGCAGCAATCTTTTACTGTTACTTTCCACTAGCACCATTCAGACAGCACGCTGAAAGTTCAAAGACCTTATACTATTTGGTCGATTTTATACACATATGGAGAATGGAGCTGTTCTTTCTGGTGTCTGGTTTTTTTGGGGCCTTGCTTTTAAGCCGTAAAACTTTAAAATATCTAATAGCTAATCGTACGAAGAGGATCGTTCTACCTTTTCTAGTTTGCCTGTTGTTTTTGCAACCTTGGTGGTCGGCAATACAAATGAAGATTAACGATGATTCAGCACCCGGGTTTTGGAGTTTGTATTTTTCCCATCTATCCGACCCTTTGACGGTTTTGCGACTCGAATGGCCCATCGGACAATGGTTTCAGCATACTTGGTTTCTACAGGTCCTGATACTTTTCTTATCTGTTCAGATTTTGTTTAACTATGTGTTTTCAAAGCTACCGAGTTTTGGGAAAAAAGCCAATTTTTGGTTAGAAAAAGTGCTATCGAGTAAATTTGGATTATACTGGTTAATTCTGATAACGTACTTTGTCTTACTATTGAGCCCTCCTTGGTCGGACGTTCCGCAGGTTGGAGTCCCCCTAAACAGTATGTTCTTTTTTGGGCTATTTTACTTTTTTGGTTACCTAGTGTTCAAATCGCCGAAGATTTTAAATTCAGCGATAGACAATCTAAGCTACAATTGGATGCCGATGTTTTTGGGTATTGGTTTTCTGCTCACTCAGACTAGCTCGGCCCTTTTGTCTATTCCAATTGAGATATTGGCTCAAGATCTATCACTTTTCAAAGCTACACAAATAGACGGTAACATAACTTGGGCTTTTCCATTTCTGGAAAACAAGTACAATTTTAGTGGATGGTTTTATGGTGATTTAAAATGGCATCTCTACTCCTTAGCAAAGTCCTACACAGTCTGGTTTACAGTCATTGCGATTGTGTTTTTATTTAAAAGTTTTTCAAACAAAGAAAATGTAATCGGGAGATATCTATCGCAATCCTCTTACTGGGTATATCTTCTCCACTTTCCCTTACAATTCACATTGGCTTACTACTTTTTTAGCGAATACAGTCTTTCTCCAATGCTTGGATTTTTTGGTGTTCTGCTATCTAGCACTATTATTTGTTTATTGTCATATCATATCCTTGTTAGAGGTACGTTCATTGGTACATTTTTATCCGGCAGAAGGTTCCCGCTTTCATTGAGTCGAGAAGTCGAATGGCTAAAATCGTGTTTTAGTATTCGCACAGCTCTTACACCAATTGCTATGGTATTTGTCTTCTTGGTCTGTGGCTTGATGGAGCGAGATTCCAAGTTCAGATTTACTCAGTTCGGTTACTGGAAGAACGAGGAAAAACTAGGCGAAGGCGTGAAGGATGAGCCGGAAATACTCATGGCGTCAAAGCGTTTAGACGGACGCACCCCTTTGCACATGGCCAGTACGATCTTACATAAAGAACCCTCCATTATGCCAGATGAAGGTAAAATCGACAAAGTTATCAGGTTACTTGTTGGGAAAGGATTCAGCGTTGATAAGACGGACGACACAGGTCAAACTCCACTTCATTACGCGGTCAAAACTGGGAATTTCCCTGCCCTAACGTCACTAATAGATTTGGGAGCAAATCCTAACATCGGGTCAAAGTGGAATGGTGAAACTCCTTTACACATGGCAAGTGTTATCGGAAGTATCGATATGATTGATGCACTTTTGGAAGGCGGTGCAGATGTTAGCCAGCCCCGAGCCGACGGAATGTCCGCGAACGATTTACATTTTAGGTTTCATGGATCTAAAATTGAAAGTCTAAATTCTGAAAAGATAGAAGTTGCTGGAAAAGCCAGCTTACCCTTTTGA
- a CDS encoding TIR domain-containing protein produces the protein MKSDVFVSYASGDRERVYGLVERLRAAGVSVWIDQIGIEGASMWSQEIVEAIDKCKVLILAISQRSTESENVVKELALASERRKNILPVCLDLSGIPKSMEYQLAGIQRVEYLEGKEAKGIEAINRALDKLDVTFVDGFGQSHEGEKQGKQARRSNQTQGNSSSLWPRALVALSSLAVLAICLFFSGVLKPGPQAPSYQSTKDYSKDPNEVADNLMEANRVAVLPFKTLGASGETSDLGFGLVSTLTSKLQPIEGLTIIAKESARKFIDSNLSPKEIGQALGAGTLVTGEIQTSTEKVQVNIQLIDANTENLGWGSVFIESKNDFLDLQTVIATHLVSELKGSLDDASALLLSRKATEIPEADAAYQKGRQEWNKRTPEGFYNAIKLFEKATQLDPDYADPYAGLADTYGLMPSYNLEPALEVMPKAKLNAEKAIELDPRSSAGYASLAWVQFTYEYDWEIAEDYFETAIQLNPNYANAYLWFGILKSTAGLQKEAITYLRKALELDPTSLIIPTNLAAALRLDGQEDEALGKLNAAFKINRNFPAALNVYALCEPDYNKAIGRLGSAIEADPSAGGNRVALFRLYIKTGDLLAAKDQMIYLLDHFHNKLHLGFSEMYAHLGNYDEALRWLEKGINEKESIVSTGTNHDFPKEFVSDMRFLKLMDTLSHPLYKK, from the coding sequence ATGAAATCAGACGTATTCGTAAGCTATGCCTCAGGAGACCGAGAAAGGGTTTACGGTTTGGTTGAGCGCCTACGGGCGGCTGGTGTTTCCGTATGGATTGACCAGATAGGTATTGAAGGAGCCTCCATGTGGAGCCAAGAGATTGTCGAAGCAATTGATAAGTGCAAAGTACTGATCCTTGCGATATCCCAACGTTCTACAGAATCGGAGAACGTGGTTAAGGAATTAGCTCTAGCATCAGAAAGGCGTAAAAATATTTTGCCAGTTTGCCTCGATTTATCGGGTATTCCAAAATCTATGGAATACCAGCTGGCCGGCATTCAGAGAGTCGAGTATCTTGAAGGCAAAGAGGCGAAGGGAATTGAAGCTATAAATCGTGCTCTCGACAAACTAGATGTTACTTTCGTCGACGGCTTTGGCCAAAGTCACGAAGGTGAGAAGCAAGGGAAGCAAGCCAGACGATCAAACCAGACGCAGGGAAATTCGAGTTCGTTGTGGCCGAGGGCTTTGGTTGCTCTATCTTCTTTGGCGGTATTAGCCATTTGTTTATTCTTCAGCGGAGTGTTGAAACCAGGCCCCCAAGCCCCGAGCTATCAGTCGACTAAAGATTATTCTAAAGATCCTAATGAAGTTGCTGATAACCTTATGGAAGCCAATAGAGTAGCCGTTTTGCCTTTCAAGACTCTAGGTGCATCTGGAGAAACTTCTGACTTGGGTTTTGGTTTAGTATCTACTTTGACGAGCAAACTTCAGCCGATTGAGGGTCTAACGATAATCGCTAAGGAATCTGCAAGGAAATTTATCGATAGTAACCTTTCTCCGAAAGAAATAGGCCAAGCACTGGGTGCGGGGACTTTGGTTACTGGAGAGATACAAACAAGCACAGAAAAAGTACAGGTTAACATTCAGTTGATTGATGCAAACACCGAAAACCTTGGGTGGGGTAGCGTTTTCATTGAATCCAAAAATGACTTTCTGGACCTTCAAACAGTAATTGCGACCCATCTAGTTAGCGAGCTGAAAGGCTCGCTCGATGACGCTTCGGCACTTCTCCTATCTCGGAAAGCCACGGAAATACCGGAGGCAGACGCAGCGTATCAAAAAGGAAGGCAGGAATGGAATAAGCGCACGCCTGAAGGTTTTTATAATGCTATTAAATTGTTTGAAAAAGCTACACAGCTTGATCCCGATTATGCTGATCCATATGCGGGGTTAGCTGACACTTACGGACTTATGCCATCGTACAATTTGGAGCCAGCTCTAGAAGTAATGCCGAAAGCAAAACTTAATGCCGAAAAAGCAATCGAATTGGACCCAAGATCCTCAGCGGGTTACGCATCGTTGGCCTGGGTCCAGTTTACTTATGAATACGATTGGGAGATAGCAGAGGATTACTTCGAGACAGCAATTCAGTTGAACCCGAACTACGCAAATGCTTACCTTTGGTTTGGTATTCTGAAGTCGACCGCTGGTCTACAAAAAGAGGCGATTACCTATCTTCGGAAAGCTCTAGAACTGGATCCGACATCGCTGATTATACCTACCAACCTTGCAGCCGCTTTGAGACTCGATGGGCAAGAAGATGAAGCTCTTGGAAAATTAAACGCAGCTTTTAAAATCAATCGAAATTTTCCCGCAGCACTGAATGTGTATGCGCTTTGCGAACCAGACTATAATAAAGCGATTGGTCGACTAGGAAGTGCTATTGAAGCAGACCCTAGTGCTGGCGGTAACAGGGTAGCCCTCTTCCGCCTATACATCAAAACTGGTGATTTACTTGCAGCAAAAGACCAAATGATCTACCTTCTGGATCATTTTCATAACAAGCTTCATCTGGGTTTTTCGGAAATGTATGCTCATTTAGGTAATTACGACGAAGCGTTGAGATGGCTGGAAAAGGGCATTAACGAAAAAGAATCGATTGTCTCTACAGGCACAAATCATGATTTTCCAAAAGAATTCGTTTCAGATATGCGCTTTTTAAAACTGATGGATACGTTGAGTCATCCATTGTATAAAAAGTAA
- a CDS encoding epoxide hydrolase family protein: MPKFVSISFALLIYCALTVALVGQDSSIRPFTIHVEEAVLEDLQDRLKNARFPDQIQNSGWDYGTDKAYLTELVEYWKNEYNWRKHEKRLNTLDHFKTEIDGLDIHFIHQRSKHEDALPLVITHGWPGSVVEFLDIIGPLTDPEAHGGKAEDAFHVICPSMPGFGFSGKPTTAGYSVARIGETVAKVMARLGYTRYGAQGGDWGSGVTTWLGENDSEHVAGIHLNYVHVAAPKEIGDPMAGVPEKDIQRMRMREEELKDHWAYGDIQGTRPQTLGYGLNDSPVGLAGWITDKCYIWSDNNSDIENSFTKDQLLTNIMVYWTTGTITSSTRIYYESRRSFWRRGRVEVPTAVAVFPKEIRHPIRKWVETRYNIQQWTEMPQGGHFAALEEPELLVGDLRKFFRKVR, translated from the coding sequence ATGCCGAAATTCGTATCAATATCTTTCGCTCTTCTTATTTACTGTGCCTTGACCGTCGCCCTCGTCGGTCAGGACAGCTCAATTCGGCCGTTCACCATTCACGTTGAAGAGGCAGTCTTGGAAGATCTCCAAGACCGATTGAAAAATGCGCGCTTTCCAGACCAGATTCAAAATAGTGGTTGGGATTACGGAACGGACAAGGCCTATCTAACGGAACTCGTTGAGTATTGGAAAAACGAGTACAATTGGAGAAAACACGAAAAACGACTCAACACACTCGATCACTTTAAGACCGAGATAGATGGATTGGATATCCATTTCATTCACCAGCGATCGAAGCATGAGGATGCTCTACCGCTCGTCATCACGCACGGCTGGCCGGGGTCCGTTGTGGAATTTTTAGATATCATTGGACCGCTCACCGATCCTGAAGCCCATGGTGGTAAAGCGGAGGATGCTTTTCATGTCATCTGTCCTTCAATGCCAGGCTTTGGATTCTCAGGCAAACCAACCACGGCAGGTTATAGTGTTGCCCGTATTGGTGAAACGGTTGCCAAGGTCATGGCCAGGCTGGGTTATACTCGCTACGGAGCACAAGGCGGCGATTGGGGATCGGGTGTTACTACCTGGCTGGGTGAAAACGATTCAGAGCACGTTGCTGGTATTCATCTAAATTATGTGCATGTAGCCGCACCCAAAGAGATAGGAGATCCAATGGCAGGGGTACCTGAAAAGGATATCCAACGTATGCGCATGCGTGAAGAAGAGCTGAAAGACCACTGGGCCTACGGCGATATTCAAGGTACTCGTCCGCAAACCCTTGGTTATGGATTAAACGATTCGCCAGTGGGCCTAGCCGGATGGATCACTGACAAATGTTATATCTGGAGTGATAACAATAGTGACATCGAAAATTCGTTCACCAAGGACCAGCTCCTGACGAATATAATGGTATACTGGACGACCGGAACAATCACTTCCTCAACCAGAATATATTATGAATCGCGCCGCTCTTTTTGGAGGCGCGGCCGTGTCGAAGTTCCGACTGCTGTCGCCGTATTTCCCAAAGAAATCCGACACCCGATTCGCAAGTGGGTTGAAACCCGCTACAACATTCAGCAGTGGACTGAAATGCCGCAAGGCGGACATTTTGCTGCACTAGAAGAACCGGAGTTGCTAGTTGGGGATCTGAGAAAGTTTTTCCGAAAGGTACGTTAG
- a CDS encoding VPDSG-CTERM sorting domain-containing protein, producing MVCGSTAALLGVGEAALAFVRRRLG from the coding sequence GTGGTCTGTGGCTCCACAGCGGCCCTTCTTGGAGTGGGTGAAGCGGCTCTAGCCTTTGTGAGACGCAGGCTGGGTTAA
- a CDS encoding class I SAM-dependent methyltransferase: protein MRTNNDSPVNIKRIREYFSDPRTIEHYRRAVANIGLWKSEIALIEKWFGRDDQVLDLGCGAGRIAFGLWKMGFKRVEGADLSESMVAEARDIADCKGAIIDFRCEDATGLSYPEERFDGVIFGFNGLMQIPGRENRRRALKEVWRVIKPDGRFIFSTLDRADRLYRSVFRDPDNFEHNIERNPNLLEMGDRHFETRHGTSFMHVPTRDDIVQDLKATGWSLSEDQMRSELSDESSSVREFSEDCRFWVVKKRRLSVAGF, encoded by the coding sequence ATGAGGACGAATAATGACAGCCCCGTAAATATTAAGCGAATCCGAGAATACTTTAGTGACCCCAGAACCATCGAACATTATCGGAGGGCAGTTGCCAACATCGGTCTTTGGAAATCTGAAATTGCCTTGATAGAGAAATGGTTTGGTCGGGATGACCAGGTCTTGGATCTGGGATGCGGGGCCGGGCGAATCGCGTTCGGTTTATGGAAAATGGGCTTTAAGCGTGTGGAAGGGGCCGACCTTTCTGAATCCATGGTCGCTGAAGCGCGCGATATAGCCGACTGCAAGGGGGCTATCATCGATTTCCGATGCGAAGATGCAACTGGATTATCCTACCCTGAAGAGCGTTTTGATGGGGTCATTTTCGGGTTCAATGGTTTGATGCAGATTCCAGGGAGAGAGAATCGGCGAAGGGCTTTAAAAGAGGTTTGGCGGGTGATCAAACCCGATGGGCGATTCATTTTTTCAACGCTTGACCGGGCGGACCGGCTGTATCGATCCGTTTTTCGGGATCCAGATAATTTCGAACACAACATCGAACGTAATCCGAATTTGCTGGAAATGGGCGATCGGCACTTCGAGACGAGACATGGAACGTCCTTTATGCACGTTCCTACGCGCGATGATATAGTTCAGGACCTGAAGGCAACGGGATGGTCCTTAAGCGAGGATCAGATGAGGAGTGAATTGTCCGACGAGTCTTCTAGCGTTCGCGAGTTTTCTGAAGATTGCCGCTTTTGGGTCGTTAAAAAAAGGCGACTTAGCGTCGCCGGTTTTTGA
- the rplU gene encoding 50S ribosomal protein L21, with protein MKATIQTQGKQYTVQEGDVLILNRYPETETGSKIEISEVLTLGEGDGFQLGAPFVKGAMVKATILENKRGRKVVIFKKKKRKGYNRRRGHRQELSVIKIDSIES; from the coding sequence ATGAAAGCAACCATCCAAACACAGGGCAAGCAGTACACGGTACAAGAAGGTGACGTTCTCATCCTAAATCGCTATCCCGAAACTGAAACCGGATCGAAGATCGAGATTAGCGAAGTACTCACTCTTGGTGAAGGCGATGGCTTTCAGTTGGGAGCTCCTTTTGTTAAAGGGGCCATGGTTAAAGCAACCATCCTCGAAAACAAGCGCGGACGTAAGGTCGTGATCTTCAAAAAAAAGAAGCGCAAGGGCTACAACCGCCGCCGCGGTCATCGCCAAGAACTTTCCGTAATCAAGATTGATTCGATCGAGTCTTAA
- the rpmA gene encoding 50S ribosomal protein L27 → MAHKKGQGTSKNGRDSAAQRLGVKKFGGQQVIAGNIIVRQRGTRFHPGLNVGMGRDHTLFALKDGVVVFDKTRRKVAVEA, encoded by the coding sequence ATGGCCCATAAAAAAGGACAAGGAACCAGTAAGAACGGACGTGACAGCGCAGCTCAGCGTCTCGGCGTGAAGAAATTTGGTGGCCAGCAGGTCATTGCCGGCAATATCATCGTCCGCCAACGCGGAACTCGCTTCCACCCAGGCTTGAACGTGGGAATGGGGCGTGACCATACATTATTTGCTCTGAAGGACGGTGTTGTCGTATTCGACAAGACACGCCGCAAGGTTGCAGTCGAAGCGTAG
- a CDS encoding phytoene desaturase family protein, which yields MERYDVAIIGAGMSGIAAGIRLAHFGKKVCIFERHYAPGGLNSFYFKEGRKYDVGLHAMTNFVKPGVKRAPLNRILRQLRISREELNLSEQLGSRVAFPGRDLRFNNEFGLLESEVEREFRNEMDGFRKLVETIQAFDDMKFNYRYQSAREVVRRCITDVVLEDMIFCPLMYYGSSTEDDMDFGQFVVMFKSIFFEGFARPQEGIRNIIKLLLLRYKEAGGIRRMKTGVASFKIEKGRVDRLILDSGEEVQADIVLSSVGLPETYSLCSEKIASETDIKAGRLSFTETISIFKHQPSSFNWGNDTIVFFNNRDRFAYREARDPVDLTSGVICIPNNFDYGETNLTEGIVRVTCLANYETWKMYTEEEYKSEKENWRSRIWNAAKGFMPPNSLDYSKYCIAHDMFTPKTVEHFTWKQRGAIYGAPRKTKDGTTPVSNLFICGTDQGFLGIVGSMLSGIAMANTHALR from the coding sequence ATGGAAAGGTATGATGTGGCGATAATCGGAGCAGGGATGTCAGGCATCGCTGCGGGTATTCGTCTTGCCCATTTTGGTAAGAAAGTCTGCATCTTCGAGCGGCATTACGCTCCGGGTGGGCTGAATAGTTTCTATTTTAAAGAGGGTAGAAAGTACGATGTTGGCCTCCACGCGATGACGAATTTTGTCAAGCCTGGTGTTAAGCGAGCGCCGCTCAATCGCATTCTGCGGCAGCTGCGAATCAGTCGCGAGGAGCTAAATTTGTCCGAGCAGTTAGGGTCGAGAGTTGCTTTTCCCGGGAGGGACCTTCGGTTTAATAATGAATTTGGCTTACTGGAGTCAGAAGTGGAGCGCGAGTTTCGCAACGAAATGGATGGGTTCAGAAAATTGGTAGAGACCATTCAAGCTTTTGATGATATGAAGTTTAACTATCGCTATCAATCTGCTCGCGAAGTGGTAAGGCGATGCATCACCGATGTCGTTCTCGAGGATATGATCTTCTGCCCTCTGATGTACTATGGAAGTTCGACTGAAGACGATATGGACTTTGGACAGTTCGTGGTGATGTTTAAGTCTATTTTCTTTGAGGGTTTCGCCCGTCCCCAAGAGGGTATTCGCAATATTATTAAATTGCTGCTCCTGCGGTACAAAGAGGCAGGGGGTATTCGAAGGATGAAGACTGGGGTGGCTTCGTTCAAGATTGAGAAGGGACGTGTGGACCGACTCATATTGGATAGTGGGGAAGAGGTTCAGGCAGATATTGTTCTGTCTTCAGTAGGATTGCCCGAAACCTACTCGCTCTGCTCGGAGAAAATCGCAAGCGAAACGGATATTAAGGCGGGTAGGTTGTCCTTTACAGAAACGATCTCGATTTTCAAACACCAGCCTTCGTCGTTTAATTGGGGCAACGATACGATAGTCTTCTTCAATAACAGAGACCGTTTTGCCTATCGGGAGGCGAGGGACCCGGTCGATCTGACGAGTGGCGTTATTTGCATACCGAATAATTTTGACTACGGAGAGACCAATCTGACGGAAGGAATTGTGAGGGTCACCTGCTTGGCAAACTATGAGACGTGGAAGATGTATACAGAGGAAGAATACAAATCCGAGAAGGAGAATTGGAGAAGTCGTATTTGGAACGCGGCGAAGGGGTTTATGCCACCTAATTCCTTGGACTACTCAAAGTACTGCATCGCCCACGATATGTTCACTCCGAAGACGGTGGAACACTTTACCTGGAAACAGCGTGGAGCCATATACGGAGCTCCCCGTAAGACGAAGGATGGCACGACTCCCGTTTCGAATCTCTTTATATGCGGTACGGACCAGGGCTTTCTCGGTATTGTGGGAAGCATGTTGAGCGGAATTGCCATGGCGAATACCCACGCCTTACGATAG
- a CDS encoding acyl carrier protein: MTKDECKQVVLDIIAEIAPDEELSDVKSEVALREQLDLDSMDFLDIVMELRKKHDIEVPEGEYGNLVSLDSCAEYLTPKFDALV; the protein is encoded by the coding sequence ATGACTAAAGACGAATGTAAGCAAGTGGTTCTCGACATCATCGCGGAAATCGCTCCTGACGAGGAGTTGAGCGATGTAAAGTCAGAGGTGGCATTGCGGGAACAACTGGATCTCGATTCTATGGATTTCCTCGATATTGTCATGGAGCTTCGCAAGAAGCATGACATTGAAGTCCCAGAGGGCGAATACGGGAACTTAGTTTCATTGGACAGCTGTGCGGAGTATTTGACTCCGAAGTTCGACGCATTAGTCTAG
- a CDS encoding beta-ketoacyl-[acyl-carrier-protein] synthase family protein, with protein MELSRIVITGVGLTAPNGNSLSEYRANLLNGVAGISRTEIRYMGEVLAGICDFDPLRYQKKKEVRVGTRAGSISIYCAREAVLDSGIDFEGVSKDRVGIYIGTTEHGNVETENEIHNISQFDYDTKFWSHHHNPRTVANNPAGETSLNLKVTGPSYAIGAACAAGNLGLIHALQMLRLGEVDLAIAGGVSESIHTFGIFAGFKSQGALAEHEDPNKASRPFDVERNGIVVSEGGALYTMERLEDAQARGAKIYGEITGYHVNSDATDYVLPNPERQTQCIRAALKKAEMAPNEIHIVNTHATATPLGDIQECTAIREVFANCPDTYINNTKGFIGHAMGAAGALELAGNLPSFEDKMVHPSINVDQLDPNCEMPNLVLNRSIEAKRVDAILNNSFGMLGINSALIVRCFSD; from the coding sequence ATGGAGCTTAGCAGGATCGTAATTACGGGTGTTGGACTGACCGCACCGAACGGCAACAGCCTATCCGAGTACAGGGCAAACCTTCTGAATGGGGTCGCTGGCATCAGCCGCACTGAGATCCGCTATATGGGTGAGGTGCTAGCGGGGATTTGCGATTTTGACCCACTTCGATACCAAAAAAAGAAGGAAGTCCGGGTGGGGACTCGAGCGGGAAGCATCTCCATTTACTGCGCGAGAGAAGCGGTTCTCGATAGTGGGATCGATTTCGAGGGAGTATCGAAAGACCGTGTTGGAATCTATATTGGGACCACGGAGCATGGAAACGTGGAAACGGAAAACGAGATCCACAACATTTCCCAATTTGACTACGATACCAAGTTTTGGAGCCATCATCACAATCCAAGAACCGTTGCCAATAATCCCGCGGGAGAGACCTCTTTGAATCTTAAGGTGACGGGTCCTTCTTATGCGATCGGGGCTGCTTGTGCCGCGGGAAACTTAGGGTTGATCCACGCTCTGCAGATGTTGCGATTGGGCGAAGTTGATTTAGCGATTGCGGGTGGAGTGTCGGAGAGCATTCACACATTTGGGATTTTCGCCGGTTTTAAGAGCCAAGGTGCCTTGGCGGAACATGAAGATCCGAATAAGGCATCGCGTCCGTTTGACGTGGAACGAAACGGGATCGTAGTGAGTGAAGGGGGGGCGTTGTATACAATGGAGCGACTAGAGGATGCCCAAGCTAGAGGAGCAAAGATTTATGGGGAAATTACGGGTTACCATGTCAATTCCGACGCGACAGACTACGTCTTGCCCAATCCAGAACGGCAGACGCAGTGTATACGGGCGGCCTTAAAAAAGGCTGAAATGGCCCCGAATGAAATCCACATTGTCAATACCCACGCTACTGCGACCCCCCTTGGAGACATACAGGAATGTACTGCTATTCGGGAGGTTTTTGCGAATTGCCCCGATACGTATATCAATAATACAAAAGGGTTTATTGGGCATGCCATGGGCGCTGCGGGAGCATTGGAGCTAGCTGGAAATCTTCCGTCTTTTGAAGACAAGATGGTGCACCCATCTATTAACGTTGACCAGTTGGATCCAAATTGTGAAATGCCCAACCTTGTTCTGAACCGATCCATCGAGGCAAAACGGGTTGACGCCATTCTGAATAACTCCTTTGGTATGCTCGGAATAAATTCAGCGCTGATTGTAAGGTGCTTTTCAGACTAG